In the Mya arenaria isolate MELC-2E11 chromosome 11, ASM2691426v1 genome, one interval contains:
- the LOC128209414 gene encoding mannan endo-1,4-beta-mannosidase-like has translation MLSRLFPVGLLLLCFTVGDGGRLSVSGSHFVKDGQRVFLSGTNLAWVHYGSDFGNHHYTGVRGQMEHFLAQIQAAGGNSIRIWLHIEGDTTPHFTSDGHVDKPDAGGTLISDLHSFLQAAQRHNVLVFITLWNGAKNQSPHYRLNGLIVDTNKLQSYIDHALVPMVNALKGEPALGGWDIMNEPEGELRPGVQSNNPCQDTSHLAGSGAGWEGHLYTAQQLQRFINWQAHAIRIHDPGAMVTVGTWNPKSNTDRFGFKNLYKDSCLVEAGGRNKGTLTFYQVHTYASNGQWDGYSPFQKHYNDYGLDKPLVIGEYRESDAAGERITDLYNHAYYYGYSGGWGWQAVDGNAWGSIQTGMAWLKGRNDQAKGGQVNFNV, from the exons atgttgtcaagactGTTCCCTGTTGGTCTGCTGCTGCTCTGTTTTACAG TGGGCGATGGCGGGCGCTTGTCTGTGAGCGGCAGTCATTTCGTGAAGGACGGACAACGCGTCTTCCTGTCTGGAACAAACCTCGCTTGGGTGCACTACGGCAGCGACTTCGGGAACCACCATTACACCGGGGTCCGCGGGCAGATGGAGCACTTCCTGGCCCAGATCCAGGCTGCCGGGGGAAATTCCATCC GTATTTGGCTGCACATTGAGGGGGACACGACCCCACATTTCACGAGCGACGGGCACGTGGACAAACCGGATGCCGGTGGCACCCTGATCAGCGACCTCCATAGCTTCCTGCAAGCAGCACAGCGACATAACGTGCTCGTTTTTATCACACTCTGGAATGGTGCGAAAAATCAAAGTCCGCACTACAG GCTAAATGGGTTGATCGTGGACACCAACAAGCTACAGAGCTACATCGACCACGCGCTGGTTCCCATGGTGAACGCACTGAAAGGGGAGCCGGCGTTGGGCGGCTGGGACATTATGAATGAGCCCGAGGGTGAGCTCCGACCCGGTGTGCAAAGCAACAACCCCTGTCAGGACACCAGCCATTTGGCGGGCTCCGGGGCCGGCTGGGAGGGTCACCTGTATACCGCGCAGCAGCTACAGAG GTTCATCAACTGGCAAGCGCACGCGATCCGGATACACGACCCGGGCGCCATGGTTACGGTAGGCACATGGAACCCCAAGTCGAACACTGACCGCTTCGGCTTTAAGAATCTGTACAAGGACTCCTGTTTGGTGGAAGCCGGGGGCAGAAACAAG GGTACGCTAACCTTCTATCAAGTGCACACCTATGCTTCGAATGGACAGTGGGACGGCTACTCGCCATTCCAG AAGCACTACAATGACTACGGGCTTGACAAGCCCCTGGTGATCGGGGAGTATCGGGAAAGCGACGCTGCGGGTGAGCGGATAACCGACCTCTACAACCATGCCTACTACTACGGATATTCCGGTGGCTGGGGCTGGCAAGCGGTTGATGGCAACGCATGGGGCAGCATCCAAACCGGCATGGCATGGCTCAAAGGGCGCAACGACCAGGCCAAGGGCGGACAGGTTAATTTCAACGTGTAG